From the genome of Pukyongia salina, one region includes:
- a CDS encoding capsule assembly Wzi family protein — protein MSRFLLLFCLVSYSLVSQNSGIVVNGSVAGSGFISSEENLPFWFFTNTSNERSATTDGVITANIHSMYNFDQGSLFAGLSGALRNGFDDKFQRMDLFLGYRNNWIEVTLGPKRHEQVLDGLSATNQNFLWSGNSRPLPGFLVEAPHWLQITESLSLDWSLGHYVLNDQRYVKDTWVHFKDLAVRWNVNENNGLMFKIQHVAQWSGTSTVYGEQPNDLEAFIDVFLAKRGGDEATAGDQINAVGNHLGSYLLEYKLSQTSGDFIFYHEHPFEDGSGTRLANFPDGVWGISFAPENKKFFSRVLYEFITTKDQSGSGSGTGFDRYFSNKLYRTGWAYEETIIGYPFFIYDPGIEITEETTPIISDLVQLHHFAANGTFGNFAWLLKSSVSNNSGTLREPFSMKLKNWYNYLSLSYNTTGYGAFTVVLGADFSNLADDTFGAGLGYSYKFQ, from the coding sequence ATGAGCCGGTTCCTACTTCTGTTTTGTTTAGTAAGCTATTCTTTAGTTTCACAAAACAGCGGTATTGTGGTTAACGGATCTGTAGCGGGTTCGGGATTTATTTCTTCTGAAGAAAACTTGCCTTTCTGGTTCTTCACGAACACATCAAACGAAAGATCTGCTACTACCGATGGTGTGATAACCGCCAATATACATTCAATGTATAATTTCGATCAAGGATCTCTTTTTGCCGGACTTAGTGGAGCCTTGAGAAATGGTTTCGACGATAAATTCCAACGCATGGATTTGTTTTTGGGGTATCGCAATAACTGGATCGAAGTTACCTTGGGCCCAAAAAGACATGAACAAGTATTAGATGGCCTTTCGGCCACCAATCAAAATTTTCTGTGGTCCGGGAATAGCAGACCGTTGCCCGGTTTTTTGGTTGAAGCTCCTCATTGGCTACAAATCACCGAAAGTCTCTCCCTGGACTGGAGTTTAGGCCACTATGTTTTAAACGACCAACGATATGTTAAAGATACCTGGGTGCATTTTAAAGATTTGGCCGTAAGATGGAATGTCAACGAAAATAATGGGCTTATGTTTAAGATTCAGCATGTTGCTCAGTGGTCCGGAACGTCAACTGTGTATGGAGAGCAACCAAACGATTTGGAAGCCTTTATCGATGTTTTCCTGGCGAAACGGGGAGGGGATGAGGCTACGGCCGGTGACCAGATCAATGCCGTAGGAAATCATCTGGGAAGTTATTTGCTGGAATACAAACTTTCACAAACGTCAGGGGACTTTATATTTTATCACGAACATCCGTTCGAGGACGGATCGGGTACGCGACTGGCAAATTTCCCTGATGGTGTATGGGGCATAAGTTTCGCGCCTGAAAACAAGAAGTTTTTTTCAAGAGTACTTTACGAGTTTATCACAACCAAAGATCAAAGTGGTAGCGGAAGTGGTACAGGTTTCGACCGTTATTTTAGTAATAAACTATATCGAACAGGCTGGGCATACGAAGAGACGATCATCGGTTATCCATTTTTTATTTACGATCCCGGTATCGAGATCACCGAGGAGACTACGCCTATTATAAGTGACCTGGTTCAGCTTCATCACTTTGCCGCCAACGGCACCTTCGGAAATTTCGCCTGGCTATTAAAAAGTTCGGTTTCCAATAACTCCGGTACGTTACGGGAACCTTTCAGTATGAAATTAAAGAACTGGTACAACTATCTTTCATTAAGTTACAATACGACCGGGTACGGGGCCTTCACAGTGGTATTGGGTGCCGATTTCAGCAATCTAGCCGATGATACTTTTGGAGCCGGCCTTGGCTATAGCTACAAATTCCAATAA
- a CDS encoding glycosyltransferase family 39 protein translates to MRDRKNWVVYGLAFFNIAIHLYVINNLEYHRDELLYFSLGTHPDLGYATVPPLIGWIAAIMQKLFGFSLFAVKLFPALLGGALVVLTARITQELKGGAYAQILTAVAIVCMPVGLRAFHLFQPVPMELFLWTLILFYTLRYVNTDKPKFLLIVGFVTGIALLNKYLVALLILALLVALALTAHRRVFKVKTLYYAMLIAFLVFLPNLVWQYSHDFPVIGHMNALNENQLVYVDRFSFLADQLLMTFSVCFLLIIGMVHFLRSTKYRYVAYTAIVVVLVLLALKGKSYYTMGVFPVLICGGCVAMEKWISNRWVRYAIPVVIVMITLPALPIGLPIYSEEGLVRYFQDLEEEHGIDIGRRFEDGTIHSLPQDYADQLGWEELTKVTKKAYDQIPEKDLSKAVIYASNYGQAGAITVIGKKYELPEPVCFHESFYYWFPKQFDPDIEYLIYINDELGENVADLFQEIELVGSISNPNAREFGTAVYLCKSPRASFNDFWAEVLESVEDPF, encoded by the coding sequence ATGAGAGATCGTAAGAACTGGGTTGTCTACGGATTGGCATTCTTCAATATCGCCATTCATCTCTATGTTATTAACAACTTAGAATATCATCGTGACGAACTACTCTATTTCTCTCTGGGAACACACCCCGATCTGGGTTATGCCACAGTGCCACCTCTCATTGGCTGGATTGCTGCTATCATGCAGAAATTATTCGGGTTTTCTCTCTTTGCCGTAAAATTATTTCCAGCCCTGCTGGGAGGCGCACTGGTTGTCTTGACTGCCAGGATAACCCAAGAACTTAAGGGTGGCGCCTATGCACAAATTTTAACGGCTGTGGCAATAGTTTGTATGCCGGTTGGCCTAAGGGCATTTCACCTGTTTCAGCCTGTGCCAATGGAGCTATTCCTGTGGACTCTTATACTATTCTATACGTTGAGATACGTGAACACAGACAAACCAAAATTTCTTCTAATAGTCGGTTTTGTTACAGGTATTGCATTACTCAATAAGTATCTTGTCGCACTGCTCATACTCGCCTTGCTTGTAGCTTTGGCACTTACAGCTCATCGTCGTGTATTTAAGGTTAAAACCCTGTATTATGCAATGTTGATCGCTTTTCTCGTCTTCCTCCCAAATTTGGTCTGGCAATACTCTCACGATTTCCCTGTAATTGGACATATGAACGCCCTTAATGAAAATCAGTTGGTCTATGTGGATCGATTTTCTTTCTTGGCCGATCAATTATTGATGACATTTTCAGTATGCTTCCTTTTAATAATAGGAATGGTCCATTTTTTAAGATCTACTAAGTACCGCTATGTTGCTTATACCGCGATAGTAGTGGTTTTGGTCTTACTGGCTTTAAAAGGTAAGAGTTACTACACTATGGGTGTGTTTCCGGTACTTATCTGTGGTGGTTGTGTTGCGATGGAAAAATGGATATCGAACAGGTGGGTTCGATATGCCATTCCAGTAGTAATTGTCATGATCACCCTGCCGGCCTTGCCTATCGGGCTTCCCATTTACAGCGAAGAAGGCCTGGTTCGCTATTTTCAGGATCTGGAAGAGGAACATGGAATAGATATCGGTCGTCGTTTCGAGGATGGTACCATTCATTCGCTTCCTCAGGATTATGCAGATCAATTGGGCTGGGAAGAACTTACTAAAGTCACTAAGAAAGCTTACGATCAAATTCCTGAAAAAGATCTAAGCAAGGCCGTTATTTATGCCTCAAATTACGGGCAGGCCGGGGCTATTACCGTTATCGGTAAAAAATACGAGCTGCCCGAACCCGTGTGTTTTCATGAGAGTTTTTACTATTGGTTTCCAAAACAATTCGATCCGGATATAGAATATCTTATCTATATCAATGACGAGTTGGGGGAGAATGTAGCAGACTTGTTTCAGGAGATCGAATTAGTTGGTTCGATCTCTAATCCTAATGCGAGAGAATTTGGAACTGCGGTTTATCTATGCAAGAGTCCCAGAGCATCCTTCAATGATTTCTGGGCCGAGGTCCTGGAAAGTGTAGAGGATCCCTTTTAG
- a CDS encoding COG2426 family protein: protein MIQDIIVSMLWSVSPFGEAKVGIPYGMLQGLNIYLVFIVCFLANLLVFPIMMVFLDNINHYLLRWNWYKKSAIWVARRAKTGSGNKIQKYGFWGLLLFVMIPLPGTGVYAGSIASYLFRIEKKKAFTANAIGIFVSSVIIWGTTLLTMGSLG, encoded by the coding sequence ATGATTCAGGATATTATAGTTTCGATGCTTTGGAGCGTTTCACCCTTCGGTGAGGCCAAGGTGGGTATTCCCTATGGAATGCTACAGGGGCTGAACATTTACCTGGTTTTTATCGTGTGTTTTCTAGCGAATCTGCTTGTATTTCCAATCATGATGGTATTTCTTGATAATATCAATCATTATCTGCTACGCTGGAACTGGTATAAGAAATCTGCTATTTGGGTGGCTAGAAGGGCGAAGACAGGGTCGGGTAATAAAATACAGAAATATGGTTTCTGGGGCCTACTACTGTTTGTTATGATCCCTCTACCGGGAACAGGAGTATACGCTGGGAGTATTGCAAGTTACCTCTTCAGAATTGAAAAAAAGAAAGCATTTACAGCAAATGCCATTGGGATCTTTGTGTCTTCGGTGATCATCTGGGGTACAACCTTACTCACCATGGGTAGCCTGGGCTAG
- a CDS encoding OmpA family protein has translation MKYLLYCWAIIFLFTLNFSCKNAEEKTPEVLPEETIPIKEEVVQDIENKTEIEDDTSSETDTIVSDQYFYATDGEKAAIQVRVGDVDNLGFGWDPGFDPFCGKNTSTHRYPWEVDSTDHPGTDRIMVVSGYKRARSDGYTSYTLRAHTYPVAIQMNFDPPAIEIEQVVLQMMLDDFQSPVWGTSFQFHINEKRLQYVENILNSLNQTGPTGKLVQIGILPEDFELFESGSVSISIDDPINDAGDGFAIDFVQLLINPTSQYKCNGKIRGMVKNEQNKPLEGVLVSANGLVQALSAADGSFELNEVPVGIISLLANKEGYQPTSENFELKRDENKQVTLILKVKESEDENYVSEEIKQKGYVNLYGILFDSGKDIPKAGSEPVLKELAGFIRNNAEIKIEIIGHTDSEGDAAYNEDLSRRRAKSVRSWLKKEGIDVANISADGKGESSPVASNETDAGKALNRRVEVRVIE, from the coding sequence ATGAAGTATTTACTGTATTGCTGGGCCATCATATTTCTTTTTACACTTAATTTTTCATGTAAAAATGCTGAAGAAAAAACTCCGGAAGTACTACCTGAGGAGACAATTCCCATAAAAGAGGAAGTGGTTCAGGATATAGAAAATAAAACTGAAATTGAAGACGATACATCGAGCGAGACAGATACGATTGTATCCGATCAGTATTTTTACGCTACCGATGGAGAAAAAGCCGCTATACAAGTTCGTGTTGGTGATGTAGACAATTTAGGGTTTGGATGGGACCCGGGATTCGATCCATTTTGCGGTAAGAACACTTCGACGCATCGATATCCGTGGGAGGTCGACTCTACAGATCATCCCGGCACAGACCGCATCATGGTGGTTAGCGGTTATAAGCGAGCCCGAAGCGATGGATATACCTCCTATACCCTTCGCGCGCATACATACCCTGTGGCTATCCAAATGAATTTCGACCCTCCCGCTATTGAAATAGAACAAGTAGTTTTACAGATGATGCTTGACGATTTTCAATCACCTGTATGGGGCACGTCCTTTCAGTTTCATATCAATGAAAAGAGACTGCAATATGTTGAGAATATTCTAAACAGTTTAAATCAGACCGGTCCAACGGGAAAACTTGTACAGATCGGGATCTTACCGGAAGATTTCGAATTATTCGAATCGGGTTCGGTAAGTATAAGCATAGATGATCCTATAAATGATGCCGGGGACGGTTTTGCTATCGATTTCGTGCAATTGCTCATCAATCCTACCTCTCAATACAAATGCAATGGCAAGATACGAGGTATGGTAAAAAATGAGCAGAACAAGCCCCTTGAAGGGGTATTAGTTTCGGCTAACGGACTCGTACAAGCTTTATCTGCTGCCGACGGTTCCTTTGAACTAAACGAGGTTCCCGTGGGAATCATTAGCCTTTTAGCCAATAAAGAGGGCTATCAACCAACCAGTGAGAATTTTGAGCTGAAACGAGACGAAAACAAACAAGTAACCCTCATCCTGAAAGTGAAGGAATCGGAAGACGAAAATTACGTTAGTGAAGAAATCAAGCAAAAAGGCTATGTAAATTTGTATGGCATATTATTCGATTCGGGGAAGGACATTCCAAAAGCCGGGTCTGAACCTGTTTTAAAAGAACTTGCAGGATTCATAAGGAATAATGCGGAAATAAAGATCGAGATCATTGGTCATACAGATTCGGAAGGAGATGCGGCTTATAACGAGGACCTGTCTCGCCGAAGAGCGAAGTCTGTAAGATCCTGGTTAAAAAAGGAGGGCATTGACGTCGCGAATATCTCGGCCGATGGTAAAGGAGAATCCAGCCCTGTAGCAAGCAACGAAACCGATGCTGGCAAAGCACTTAACAGACGCGTAGAGGTGAGAGTAATTGAATAG
- a CDS encoding DUF4870 domain-containing protein has translation MKVINQSARRTDNNLLVITHLSQLLYYVTGFGGLLVPLILWLTQKDKVEGMDEHGKAIVNFQLTLILIMVLSIPGIFLFGLGILGLIYVGFAGFIIPIINGVKAGNGEAPSYFGTIRFLS, from the coding sequence ATGAAAGTAATCAATCAAAGCGCGAGGCGAACAGATAACAATCTTCTCGTAATCACACATCTATCACAGCTTTTATACTACGTAACCGGGTTTGGAGGCCTTCTTGTACCCTTAATATTGTGGCTTACACAGAAGGATAAAGTAGAGGGTATGGATGAGCACGGAAAAGCAATTGTGAACTTTCAACTAACGCTTATTCTAATCATGGTGCTTAGTATTCCCGGAATTTTCCTCTTCGGTTTAGGTATACTGGGTCTCATTTATGTAGGATTCGCAGGGTTCATTATTCCTATCATTAACGGTGTAAAAGCCGGAAATGGCGAAGCGCCTTCCTATTTCGGAACGATCAGATTCCTTTCTTAA
- a CDS encoding response regulator transcription factor, protein MNKPNFKILLVEDDEALGYVLSEYLKINSLTIQWSKTAAEAISILNKDSFDLAILDVTLPDVDGFTLAKQIKSKFPGLAFLFLTARSMKIDVLRGFAQGAVDYIKKPIDEDELVARINAILSRVVASEKTKKIKPCHQIGMYQFNSEEQTLSMEGSYKSLTARESEVLLYMVTNRNQLCSYKDILIEIWGENDYFNKKSLNVFISHLRKYLADDPTIRIDNIHNRGFILRC, encoded by the coding sequence ATGAATAAGCCTAATTTTAAAATATTATTGGTTGAAGATGACGAAGCATTGGGATATGTGCTATCTGAATATTTAAAGATAAATTCGCTTACTATACAATGGTCCAAAACTGCCGCAGAGGCCATATCGATATTGAATAAAGATTCTTTCGATCTCGCTATTCTCGACGTAACTTTACCTGATGTAGACGGGTTTACTTTGGCTAAGCAAATAAAGAGTAAGTTTCCGGGCTTAGCTTTTCTGTTTTTAACAGCCAGATCCATGAAGATCGATGTGCTTAGAGGTTTCGCTCAGGGGGCTGTAGACTATATAAAGAAACCTATCGATGAAGACGAACTTGTGGCCCGTATCAATGCAATACTTTCCCGGGTGGTAGCTTCAGAAAAAACTAAAAAGATCAAGCCTTGTCATCAGATAGGGATGTATCAATTCAATAGCGAGGAGCAAACCCTGTCGATGGAAGGATCTTACAAGTCACTTACCGCTAGAGAGTCGGAGGTATTGTTGTATATGGTGACAAATCGTAACCAGCTTTGTAGTTATAAGGATATCCTAATCGAAATTTGGGGTGAAAACGATTATTTCAACAAGAAAAGCCTCAATGTGTTTATTTCGCATTTACGAAAATATCTTGCAGACGATCCAACGATACGAATTGATAATATTCACAACCGCGGATTTATACTAAGATGTTAA
- the mnmE gene encoding tRNA uridine-5-carboxymethylaminomethyl(34) synthesis GTPase MnmE: protein MIQNDTIVALATAAGAGAIAIIRLSGPDALGIASSMFHSVSGKRLMDQPTHTVHLGHIKDGERVIDEVLASIFKDPQSYTGEDVVEFSCHGSNYIQQEIIQLALRKGCRMAQAGEFTLRAFLNGKMDLSQAEAVADLIASDSEASHQLAIQQMRGGFSSEIKKLREELLNFASLIELELDFAEEDVEFANRDEFQKLISRIRTVLKRLIDSFATGNVLKNGIPVAIVGEPNVGKSTLLNALLNEERAIVSDIAGTTRDTIEDEITIGGIAFRFIDTAGIRDTSDVIEGLGIKKTFEKMEQAQVVVFLLEAQKFISMEDALRVEIQKIRNKYPQKAVLIIVNKSDLISGNERKKIETDLKEISGQSEKSHALLLSAKTGEGVETLKSTLLELVNTGALRNNETIVTNTRHYDALLKALEEIDKVQQGLDNNLSGDLLAVDIRQALYYFGEITGEITNDELLGNIFANFCIGK from the coding sequence ATGATCCAAAATGATACCATAGTTGCGTTAGCCACCGCCGCCGGTGCGGGAGCCATAGCCATTATACGGCTATCGGGCCCCGATGCTCTTGGTATTGCGTCATCTATGTTTCATTCTGTCTCTGGCAAGAGACTTATGGACCAACCTACGCACACCGTGCATTTAGGGCATATAAAAGACGGAGAACGAGTAATCGACGAGGTGCTTGCAAGTATTTTTAAGGATCCGCAGAGTTATACCGGGGAAGATGTGGTGGAATTCTCTTGTCACGGAAGCAACTACATTCAGCAGGAAATTATCCAGCTGGCGCTTCGGAAAGGATGCCGAATGGCTCAGGCCGGGGAATTTACCCTAAGAGCTTTTCTCAATGGTAAGATGGATCTAAGTCAGGCAGAGGCCGTGGCCGATCTGATAGCCAGTGATAGTGAAGCCTCACATCAACTGGCCATACAACAAATGCGTGGAGGTTTTTCTTCAGAAATAAAAAAACTAAGAGAGGAACTGCTCAATTTTGCTTCCCTAATCGAATTGGAATTGGATTTTGCTGAAGAAGATGTAGAATTTGCCAATCGTGATGAATTCCAGAAGCTGATCAGCCGGATTCGAACCGTTTTGAAACGCCTGATAGATTCGTTCGCCACCGGAAACGTATTGAAAAATGGTATTCCTGTTGCCATCGTGGGAGAACCCAATGTGGGTAAATCTACCCTATTGAATGCTCTGCTCAATGAAGAGCGAGCCATTGTAAGTGATATCGCAGGTACGACGCGGGATACTATAGAAGATGAGATCACAATAGGTGGGATTGCCTTCAGGTTTATAGACACGGCCGGAATAAGGGATACCAGTGACGTGATAGAAGGCCTGGGAATAAAGAAAACCTTCGAGAAGATGGAGCAGGCGCAGGTCGTGGTGTTCCTGCTTGAGGCGCAGAAGTTTATAAGTATGGAAGACGCTCTTAGAGTGGAGATTCAGAAAATAAGAAATAAATATCCTCAAAAGGCCGTACTTATTATTGTGAACAAGAGTGATCTAATAAGCGGTAATGAAAGAAAAAAGATCGAAACTGATCTAAAGGAAATCTCCGGCCAGAGTGAAAAGTCCCATGCCCTGCTCCTATCGGCTAAAACCGGGGAAGGTGTTGAAACATTAAAGAGTACATTATTAGAGTTGGTAAATACAGGTGCCTTGCGCAATAACGAAACTATCGTAACCAATACCCGTCATTACGATGCGCTACTGAAAGCCCTGGAAGAGATCGATAAGGTGCAGCAGGGTCTGGATAATAATCTTAGCGGGGATCTGCTGGCCGTGGATATACGGCAGGCATTGTATTACTTCGGGGAGATAACCGGCGAGATCACTAACGATGAGCTTTTAGGCAACATCTTTGCTAATTTTTGTATTGGGAAGTAA
- a CDS encoding sensor histidine kinase, with protein MYRNRNLYIVLFAAAIIGLFIIQYQYLRIGLNLARVQFGENIALSSEVITEDLSTENQLSFLVLQSLKKDDSFFKLSVDSIQEASRHFLSDFIQSRLVANGIEKEFDYSLFTKDSTYYLESPVKLKPDPTIVRYPIELKGYLPLALNKQLILELHFKDLNRYFLSQLNGMVIPSLVFIVIIILVIIWIMKSYLSQRSLIISTNEFINNFTHELKTPVFSISLASGILEKDIEAKHKPVFSIIKLQVERLRRHIDKILELSMIESKKQLFQMEQLDFRPLLVKVCEEYKALVQLEEVEFNFTIEEAEFKLKGVGSHLENAILNLLDNSKKYSNNPEIRLSAQKEGKHLTIKINDNGWGINPKDVQRIFKKYVRVIPDNMQNVSGYGLGLSYVQEVLKRHKGKIEVNSEVGRGTDVIIKLPLINE; from the coding sequence ATGTACCGGAACCGTAACTTATATATTGTTCTTTTCGCTGCGGCCATAATAGGATTGTTCATCATTCAATACCAATACCTGAGAATTGGACTTAATCTCGCGCGAGTTCAATTTGGGGAAAATATTGCGTTGAGTAGCGAGGTAATTACGGAAGACCTCTCCACAGAAAACCAGTTATCTTTCCTTGTACTTCAATCTCTAAAAAAAGACGATTCTTTCTTTAAGTTGAGTGTAGATAGTATTCAGGAGGCATCTCGCCATTTTTTATCCGATTTTATCCAAAGTCGTCTGGTAGCAAATGGTATCGAGAAAGAATTTGATTACAGCCTGTTCACCAAGGACAGCACCTATTACCTGGAATCTCCGGTTAAATTGAAACCGGATCCTACTATAGTTAGATATCCCATCGAATTAAAAGGATATTTACCACTGGCATTAAATAAACAACTTATTCTCGAATTACATTTCAAAGATCTTAACCGGTATTTTTTATCCCAATTAAACGGGATGGTGATTCCAAGCCTGGTCTTTATTGTGATCATTATACTCGTGATCATTTGGATCATGAAATCCTACTTATCTCAGCGTAGTTTAATTATCAGTACTAATGAATTTATAAATAATTTCACTCATGAGTTGAAAACACCTGTATTCTCTATTAGCCTTGCTTCGGGTATACTGGAGAAGGATATCGAGGCGAAACATAAACCTGTTTTCAGCATTATCAAATTGCAGGTGGAGCGTTTGCGAAGACATATTGACAAGATCCTGGAGTTAAGTATGATCGAATCGAAAAAACAATTATTCCAAATGGAGCAGCTGGATTTTAGACCACTGTTAGTTAAAGTATGCGAAGAATATAAGGCATTGGTACAACTTGAAGAAGTAGAATTCAACTTTACGATCGAAGAGGCAGAATTTAAACTGAAAGGTGTTGGAAGTCATTTGGAAAATGCAATTCTCAACTTACTCGATAATAGTAAGAAGTATTCAAATAACCCCGAAATTAGATTAAGTGCCCAAAAGGAAGGCAAACATCTTACTATTAAAATAAATGATAACGGTTGGGGAATAAACCCAAAAGACGTACAGCGTATCTTTAAAAAATATGTACGTGTCATTCCTGATAACATGCAAAATGTTTCAGGTTACGGTCTGGGCCTAAGTTATGTTCAGGAGGTTCTTAAACGGCACAAAGGTAAGATTGAGGTGAATAGTGAAGTGGGCCGTGGCACTGATGTAATAATTAAATTGCCGTTGATTAATGAATAA
- the dnaN gene encoding DNA polymerase III subunit beta, which translates to MKFIVSSSYLLKQLQVLGGIINSNNTLPILDNFLFDLDGKNLTVSASDLETTISSKLEVESSEKGSVCIPARLLLDTLKTFPEQPLTFTVEDNNTVEISSNHGKYALAYADGEEFPTAVELKDPSATTIQGDILATAISKTIFASGNDDLRPVMSGVFFQFSTEDLTFVATDAHKLVKYSRADVSASQVAEFIMPKKPLNLLKSILAGSEEDVAIEYNESNAKFSFDSTEMVCRLIDGKYPNYEAVIPKENPNKLTIDRTQFLNSVRRVSIFSNKTTHQIRLKIAGAELNISAEDIDYSNKAEERLTCDYQGDDMQIGFNSRFLTEMLNNLDCDDVSLEMSLPNRAGILTPVDGLDEGEQVTMLVMPVMLNN; encoded by the coding sequence ATGAAATTTATAGTATCGAGTTCTTATTTATTAAAACAACTTCAGGTTTTAGGTGGCATCATCAATAGTAATAATACATTACCCATTTTAGATAATTTCTTGTTCGATCTGGACGGAAAGAATTTAACAGTTTCGGCCTCAGATCTTGAAACAACCATTTCATCGAAACTTGAGGTAGAAAGCAGTGAGAAAGGTAGTGTATGTATTCCAGCCCGCTTACTTCTCGATACGCTGAAAACCTTCCCTGAACAACCACTAACCTTTACGGTAGAAGATAACAATACTGTAGAAATAAGTAGTAATCACGGTAAGTACGCTCTCGCCTATGCTGATGGTGAGGAGTTTCCAACGGCGGTTGAATTAAAGGACCCATCCGCCACAACCATTCAAGGTGACATATTGGCTACGGCTATTAGCAAGACCATCTTTGCAAGTGGAAATGACGATCTAAGACCCGTAATGAGCGGCGTGTTCTTTCAATTCTCTACAGAAGATCTCACCTTTGTCGCCACCGATGCACATAAACTTGTAAAATATTCGAGAGCCGATGTAAGTGCATCCCAGGTTGCAGAATTCATTATGCCAAAAAAACCTCTGAATCTATTAAAGAGCATCCTGGCAGGAAGTGAAGAAGACGTTGCGATAGAGTACAATGAAAGCAACGCTAAATTTAGTTTCGATAGCACCGAAATGGTATGTAGATTAATAGACGGGAAATACCCAAATTACGAAGCTGTTATTCCGAAGGAAAATCCGAATAAACTTACGATAGACCGTACTCAGTTCCTTAATTCGGTGCGCAGGGTAAGTATCTTCAGTAACAAAACCACTCACCAGATCCGCTTAAAGATCGCCGGTGCCGAGCTCAATATTTCTGCCGAAGATATCGACTACAGCAACAAAGCTGAAGAACGGTTAACCTGCGACTACCAGGGGGATGATATGCAAATTGGGTTTAATTCACGATTCCTAACCGAAATGCTGAATAATCTTGACTGTGATGATGTTTCCTTGGAAATGTCTCTTCCCAATCGCGCCGGTATTCTTACCCCGGTAGATGGCTTGGACGAGGGAGAACAGGTTACCATGCTGGTGATGCCAGTTATGCTGAATAACTAA